The Chryseobacterium indologenes genomic sequence ATTTATTGGGAGTTCCGTCAAAGTTGATAACCGTGGTTGCAATAAAATCCGGGGCAGGTAAATCTTCTGTGCCACCTGCTATAGGTGCTTCCTGAATCAGGTAAGTCTGATCAGGCCCCAAAGTGAGGTCAGGTAAGGTATGATATTGAGTAAAGGGTCCGATTGCCGGAGCATATTGTATACTTGCACCTGTTAAAGAAACCGGTGAGGTACCAATATTTTTAAGTACAATATAATTATTCTTTAAGAGGGCACCCGAGTTTTCGTTGCCGCCATAAATTTCATTGATAACAATCTGGGCATTCGAAAATGCAGCTACCATTACCAATACAACACTAGTAAAGATTTTTTTCATCAACAGATAATTTAAGGATAAATTTATGATAAAAATATCAAAAACAATACCATGACATTGAGAAATCTCAAAAAAACGCCATCATTAATAGGTATATAGTAACGGAGTTTTTATGTAAAAAAGTCGGGCCACTTCTCCGAAGTGGCCCGACTCAGTTTTATCTAAAAGCAAATTAGTCTTTTAAGATTTTTTGAGATACTGCTTCTTTGTTTACAGTTCCTGTTACGATATAGCTTCCTTTTGCTAATTCAGCAACGTTTACAGTTCCGTTTTCTTTAACAGAAGCTTGTTTTACGACTTGTCCGTACATGTTGAAAATCTTCACATCCTTCACATCGGCTCCGAAAGTAATTTCATTGCTTTTTACGAAAGTGTTTTTAATCATTCTATGTTTTGAAGGTAAAACTTCTCCCACTGCTAATGTTCCTGAGGTTACTGAGAAATCATCAAAAGCAACCTGTGTAGAATTATTATAGGCACGAACTTGTAAATGTAATTTAACAACATTTGCCGGAGCAGTTACGGTAACAGAATGCTGGGTCCATGCAGTACTTGCCGGCAAATATCCATTATTCGGACCTCTTAGAGGGTCCGTAGCTGCTGTAGCTCCCTGGTAAATAGCAGCGTTTGAAGCATCTAGATAATTAGCCCAGATTCTTGCATCAGTATTATCTCCAATTGCTTTATACCAAAAAGATATTGTATAAGTTACCCCAGGAGACACAGGAATATCTTGTTCAAATCCTGTAGTGGCAGTTGCTGCAGTATATTCTACTGAATTTATACCCGCATACGGATTAGTTGTTGTTACAGTAGGCAGATAATAAGGGGTACCAGTACCCGGATTAGTTGCAGACCAACCTGTAGTTCCGTTTTCAAAACCAGGATTGATTACTAAGTTTTGTGCGTTTGCAAAAGCTGCAACTCCTACAATTCCTAAAATAGTAAAGATTTTTTTCATAAATATTTTTTTTTATTACACAGGTAAAACTACAAAAAAAACGTCATTTGATCTAAATGACGTCATATATTTAACAATAAGTTAATTAATAGATTTATTTTTTAATTATTTTCTCAGAAATCTTGTTACCATTTACAATCCCTGCTACAAATGCCTTTCGGAAGCGCTGTAACATGTACTGTTCTATTCTCAACTACTGACGCCGTTTTCATCAGTTGACCGTTTATATCGTAACTTTTCACCACTGATTTTACTCCAAAAAAAAAAGTCGTTCACTACCGAAGTATTCTTAATAAATAATGCTTTATCTTTTGAACATTTGATACTCCAGGAATAGATACAGCAATCCATTGAGGCCAGCATCTGCTCTAACATATCTTTCACCGGTATTATTAAAGGCCACTGAAGTACCTGAAATACTATATAAAGAAGCAGCATTAATTCTTTTTCTCCTCCAAAGCTCCAGCTTACTCCGTTATCACCAGTATAACTGCCTGTTCCAAATCCGTTGAAATGGCCGCCTATAGCTGTTTCAGACCCCTGCGCAGCAACAAATATTGTAAAACACGTGAATTAAGTAAAAACAATGAATAAAGCTCAAAATAATCGATTATTACATTATAATAACATTAATTAAATTGTCTACAGGTTTTGGTCATAAAAAGTAAGAAACAACAAAAAGAGGTTATCAGATTTCCGATAACCCCTTTTATACTGATATAAAGTAAAACTATTTTTTAATTACTTTCTCAGAAGTACTTTTTCCATTTACAATTCCCGTTACAATATAAATGCCTTTTGGAAGCTCTGCGATATGTACTGTTCCGTTCTCAGCTACTGATGCTGTTTTCACCAGTTGTCCGTTTACATTATAAATTTTCACCTCTGATTTTACACCAAAATAAATGTCATTATCTACCGAAGTATTTTTAACGAACTTTTTAGCAGATGCTTTAGCATTATCCACTGAAAGAGATCCGTTCATATCAACTTTGATATCATCAATAAAAAAACGTTTTGAAGTTGAAGCGGCTGCAAATTTCAGTTTTGTAGCGGAAGTTCCTCCCACTATATTTACCGTGTAATTAGAAAATGCAGAATTAGTTAACGTAAAACTGCTTGCTCCGTTAATACTTCCACCACCACTAATAGTAACCGTTAATGTAGTGTTATCGGTACCATATCCACCTGCTCTAAAAGTTAAAGTAGCATCTCCTGCAAGCCCGTTTAACGCGGGGGGTGGTTACAGCTCCTGCTGTACTGGACGAACCCGCTTTTATACATTGTGCGGCACCACCTGCTCCTGCAAATACCCATCCTGCACCTGTATAAGCATTTAATGAATTGGTTCCGATATTTCCCGACCAGACATTATCGTTTCCTCCCGTTCCTGCCAAGTCATCAAAACTAGCATTGAAAATAGTAGTCTGAGCAAAAGTAATAGTGGCAAACATTGCTGTTGCCAATAATGAATAAAGTTTTTTCATGTTGTAAGAATTTAATAATTAATAATTTTTCGGCTAAAATACAAGCGAATTTTCAAGACTTCACAATAATCAGATTAAATTTCTGTTAATAATCCTGGACCTCTTGGTATTAACATTTTTTAATTATTTTTACGAATTATTTTCAAGGGCTTGCGGAATTTTATTCTTCTATTTGTTTTCTTTTCTTTAGGCATATTTTCAGGAAATGCTCAGGTATTTTCGTGGAAAAATCCTAACGTTCCTGAAGATAGCATTAAAAGAGACAGTATTCTCGCCGCAAGACTGGAACAGGATATCTTTGCAAAAGACACCCTGGACTTTATAAGAACCAATAATAAAATTGTTATAGACGAAGCTGTACTCGCCAAAAATGATAAAAAAAGATTTTTAGGCGAGCTTAATTCTAAAGGTTCAATCATCCGTGGAATCACTTTTGGTAATAATCAGGGGCAGTCTGTTCAAAGTTCAATGGACCTGCAGATTTCCGGCCGGCTTTCAAAGGATGTCACTATTCTGGCAAGTATTTCGGATCATAATTTGCCAATTCAGGCTGATGGATATACCCAGACTTTGGAAGAGTTTGATAAGATTTATATACAGCTTAATATTAAAGATAAATCGATCCTCAGGGCCGGTCATTTAGATTTGGTAGAAGCGAAAAATTATTTTGCCAAATACCAGCGAAGAAGTATGGGAATTCAGTTCCAGACAGAACTTGGAAAAGAGAATAAAACTTTTATAGACGTTTCCGCAGGAGTAGCGAGAAGTGAGTTTCACAGGGTACGTTTTCAGGGTGTTGAAGGAAACCAGGGACCTTACCGTCTGACCGGTAAAAACGGAGAACAGTTTATCACCCTTATCTCCGGTTCGGAACAGGTTTTTATTGACGGGATCTTAATGAAACGAGGTGAAAACCAGGATTACATCATCAACTACAATACAGGCGAGGTAACCTTTACCAGCTTCCGCCCTATTTTCCAACAGAATTTTATTACAATTTCATATAACTACGCCAACAGAAACTATTCCAGATATTTATTTACCGGAAAACTTGAACATCAGAGAGAAAAGTTCAAGGTAGGCCTGAATTGGTTTATGGAAAACGACAACAAAAACGCACCGCTTTCTTTAAACCTGTCAAAAGAAGATGAAGAGATTCTGGCCGACGAGGAAATGATCCTAATCTGATGTACGCTCCATCCGGAGTTCTTACAGAATACGACGTTAATAAAATCCTGTATCGTAAGAATGCTGCAGGGAATTACGAGTTTTCAACTGATCAGAATGAGCCTCTTTACCAGGTTTCTTTCACCTACTTTGGAGTAAATCAGGGTGATTATAAAACTGCACAAACTACCAATAACGGCCGTGTTTTTGAATATGTAGGTCCTAATGCAGGGGATTACAGAGCCGTAAGAAAACTGCCTTCACCACAAAAATCCCAGGTATTCTCCCTTAACTCAGAATACTTATTGAATGAAGGAAAGATTGGTGCCGATATTTCATTGAGTAATTACGATGTCAATTTATTTTCTTCGAAAGATTCGGATCAGAATATCGGATATGCATACCGTATTTTCGGTAATAAAAGTTTTACAAAAAACAACTGGAAAGGAACTCCGAGCTTTGAATATCAGTACATCGACAGGCAGTTCCACATCTTAGACCGTATCAATGATGTTGAATTCTCCAGAGATTTTAACCTCGCACAGGAATTCAACAAGAAAACCCAGAACAGATTTATTTTCAGCTTTTTAAATAAGTGGAATAATAAGTCCACCTTAAATTACCGCATCAATTATCTGAACGAACAGGATTCATATAAAGGGATCAAAAACGATCTTGATTTTGGCTGGATCAGCGGAAAATTTTTCACAAAAGGTACTCTTTCTTACCTGAGTACCAACGCTACGCTTCAGGACACTAAATTTATCAGAGGAGGAGTTTCAACAGAATACACCGGTAAAAAAGGAAGCTGGACAATCGGAGGAAGCATGGAACATAATGAGAAAAAATATAATGATTCTCAGCTCATGGATGTCACCAGTTTCAGCTGGAAAGAACTCTTCGTGCAAAAGAAAATTGGCGACAGCACCCGCACCAAATTACTTGCCAAGGTCTATATGAGAGATAACGACTCAGTACGCGACAACAGGCTTCAAAACATGAATAATATTTTGGGGGTTATGGCTGAAAGTCAGATTATCAAAAACGAAAGAACCTCTTTAAATGTTCTGATTCACTATAGGAAATTCTTTTATCAGAATGTAGATCCTAATGTCACCACCAGAAATAATGACTTTGTGGTTGGAAATATTCTGTATAATCAGCAGCTTTTCAGAAACGGAATGCGTCTTCAGGCTTTTTTATGAACT encodes the following:
- a CDS encoding carbohydrate binding domain-containing protein, producing MKKIFTILGIVGVAAFANAQNLVINPGFENGTTGWSATNPGTGTPYYLPTVTTTNPYAGINSVEYTAATATTGFEQDIPVSPGVTYTISFWYKAIGDNTDARIWANYLDASNAAIYQGATAATDPLRGPNNGYLPASTAWTQHSVTVTAPANVVKLHLQVRAYNNSTQVAFDDFSVTSGTLAVGEVLPSKHRMIKNTFVKSNEITFGADVKDVKIFNMYGQVVKQASVKENGTVNVAELAKGSYIVTGTVNKEAVSQKILKD
- a CDS encoding T9SS type A sorting domain-containing protein, producing MGGTSATKLKFAAASTSKRFFIDDIKVDMNGSLSVDNAKASAKKFVKNTSVDNDIYFGVKSEVKIYNVNGQLVKTASVAENGTVHIAELPKGIYIVTGIVNGKSTSEKVIKK